The following are from one region of the Candidatus Paceibacterota bacterium genome:
- a CDS encoding DUF3795 domain-containing protein: protein MKTKLIAPCGMNCNICMAYLREKNKCLGCRYITPKNSISRVKCRIKNCKKLKETSSGFCFLCKDFPCKRIKHLDKRYRTKYNMSEIENLLYIKKFGVRKFIQKEKKKWTCKKCGGTICCHRGVCFSCGSKK from the coding sequence ATGAAAACTAAACTCATTGCGCCGTGCGGGATGAATTGCAATATTTGTATGGCATATTTGCGAGAAAAAAATAAATGCCTTGGCTGTAGATATATTACCCCAAAAAATTCTATTTCCCGCGTAAAGTGCAGGATTAAAAATTGCAAAAAGCTTAAAGAGACAAGCTCTGGCTTTTGTTTTTTGTGCAAAGATTTTCCCTGCAAGAGAATAAAGCATTTGGATAAAAGATACAGAACAAAATACAATATGAGCGAGATTGAAAACCTTTTATATATTAAAAAATTTGGAGTAAGAAAATTTATACAAAAAGAAAAGAAAAAATGGACCTGCAAAAAATGCGGTGGTACAATCTGTTGTCATAGAGGAGTATGCTTTAGCTGTGGTTCTAAGAAATAA
- a CDS encoding lyase family protein produces MRSRDIFDSLSPIDYRYWDEEVARYLSENGFTTYKLLVELALAKVLHRQGICSKAAVQEIESACSKVRTAEVYDEEDRIRHDIRALVNCIRAKVSEKTKPYVHMTATSYDIVDSANAVRYQEVVKDVLLPTLMNLEEVLIAIALREAETVQVGRTHGQHAVPITFGFAIAGYVSRLGGSIEKLKKLSSELPGKFSGAVGAYNASSLFFDDPEDFEAKVLAELDLKPAGHSTQIVPPEPLTRLFCEVTIAAGVLANLADDMRHLQRTEIGEVGEEFEAAQVGSSTMPQKRNPINFENVKSLWEIVMPRIVTVFMDQISEHQRDLTNSASARTYGEVITYVVSMAKRLTRTMKKLTVDRANLERNLAIQEGLVVAEPLYIILAALGHPDAHEKVRILTLQAQSEKRPLQEVFADDTEMKVYLEKMTPYQRQILSDPSLYIGIAAKKARDVAEHWKQRLGG; encoded by the coding sequence ATGAGATCAAGAGACATTTTTGACAGTCTTTCGCCGATTGACTATCGATACTGGGACGAGGAAGTGGCGAGGTATCTCTCCGAGAATGGGTTCACCACTTACAAACTTCTAGTAGAGCTTGCGCTTGCAAAGGTGCTTCATCGTCAAGGTATCTGCTCAAAAGCCGCTGTCCAAGAAATCGAGTCGGCTTGTAGTAAGGTGAGGACCGCTGAGGTGTATGACGAAGAAGATCGAATTCGTCACGACATCCGTGCCCTCGTAAACTGTATCCGCGCCAAGGTGAGCGAGAAAACGAAGCCATACGTTCATATGACGGCAACCTCGTATGACATCGTTGATTCAGCAAACGCTGTTCGTTACCAGGAGGTCGTTAAGGACGTACTTCTTCCAACACTCATGAACTTGGAAGAGGTTCTCATCGCGATTGCACTTCGCGAAGCCGAGACAGTACAGGTTGGTAGGACGCACGGCCAGCATGCAGTTCCGATTACTTTCGGATTCGCGATCGCCGGCTATGTGAGTCGCCTGGGCGGGTCAATTGAGAAGTTGAAAAAGCTTTCTTCTGAGCTTCCTGGGAAGTTCTCGGGAGCAGTCGGAGCATATAATGCTTCGTCGCTTTTCTTCGATGACCCCGAGGACTTTGAGGCCAAAGTGCTCGCCGAGTTAGACCTTAAGCCAGCTGGGCACTCAACGCAGATTGTGCCACCCGAACCTCTGACTCGGCTTTTCTGCGAAGTTACGATCGCGGCAGGAGTACTGGCCAACTTGGCCGATGATATGCGGCATCTCCAGCGGACGGAGATCGGAGAGGTGGGTGAGGAGTTTGAAGCGGCGCAGGTTGGATCTTCCACCATGCCGCAGAAACGCAATCCCATCAACTTCGAGAACGTTAAGAGCTTATGGGAGATTGTTATGCCCCGCATCGTGACGGTGTTTATGGATCAGATCAGTGAGCATCAGCGCGACCTTACCAACTCTGCGTCTGCACGGACTTATGGCGAGGTTATCACCTACGTGGTTTCAATGGCAAAGCGCCTGACGCGCACGATGAAAAAGCTTACAGTTGATCGTGCTAACCTGGAGCGAAACCTTGCCATACAGGAAGGGTTGGTGGTTGCAGAGCCTCTCTATATCATCCTTGCAGCGTTGGGACATCCTGATGCCCATGAGAAAGTGAGGATACTCACACTGCAGGCTCAAAGCGAGAAACGGCCGCTCCAAGAGGTTTTTGCCGATGACACAGAGATGAAAGTGTATCTTGAGAAGATGACGCCATATCAACGGCAGATCCTTTCAGATCCGTCTCTCTACATCGGCATTGCTGCAAAGAAAGCAAGAGATGTCGCAGAACATTGGAAGCAAAGGTTAGGAGGTTGA